The following proteins are co-located in the Petrotoga sp. 9PWA.NaAc.5.4 genome:
- a CDS encoding glycosyltransferase translates to MNILFISSLYPAYEGHSRKEITYALHYIVKHWVKEHNVIVIRPYFVPQRNKTKYEEYFILDGVKIYNIPVLRIPKTKIYISYSEVINKVQNLNYHPDFVIAHHSSSFLWAYKLAKKFNSKFVSGLHQSDLHLNFFDQFFYKKSFKNSYKIVCRSQSVKARLIEIFPEYQDKIVVGNSGIPKQIIEPISFFKEKANSWNNKHEIHFLTACTFHKLKNIDVNLLALSSLKNYNWKYTIIGDGKERDNLDKLVRDLSLQDRVNFVGWKSREEVYEYMKNSDVFIMVSAPETFGMAYLEAMAKANIVVGAKGWGIDGIVKNGENGFLVTPRNVPELTSIIQTLLEMRYNVASRIIYKTWDTVNNYTEEKVSMEYLRNILAAATND, encoded by the coding sequence ATGAATATTTTATTTATTTCTAGTCTATATCCTGCTTACGAAGGCCATTCGAGAAAAGAGATAACTTATGCGTTACACTACATTGTTAAACACTGGGTCAAAGAACATAATGTAATCGTTATAAGGCCTTATTTTGTTCCTCAAAGGAATAAAACAAAGTATGAAGAATATTTTATTTTAGATGGGGTTAAGATATATAATATACCGGTTCTCAGAATCCCTAAAACAAAAATATATATTTCTTACAGTGAGGTCATAAATAAAGTTCAAAATTTGAACTATCATCCAGATTTTGTTATTGCTCATCATTCTTCCTCTTTTCTATGGGCATATAAATTAGCTAAGAAGTTTAATTCTAAGTTTGTGAGTGGATTGCATCAAAGCGATCTTCATCTTAATTTTTTTGACCAATTTTTTTATAAAAAGAGTTTTAAAAATAGCTATAAAATTGTTTGTAGGTCACAATCTGTGAAAGCACGACTAATAGAAATATTCCCCGAATATCAAGACAAAATTGTGGTGGGAAATTCTGGCATACCAAAACAAATTATCGAGCCTATTTCATTTTTTAAAGAAAAAGCAAACTCCTGGAATAATAAGCATGAAATACATTTTTTAACAGCTTGTACTTTTCACAAATTGAAAAATATTGATGTGAATTTACTAGCTTTGTCAAGTCTTAAAAATTACAACTGGAAATATACAATAATAGGAGACGGCAAAGAAAGAGACAATTTAGATAAATTAGTGAGGGATCTTTCATTGCAAGACAGAGTAAATTTTGTAGGATGGAAATCTAGGGAAGAAGTTTATGAATATATGAAAAATTCAGATGTTTTTATTATGGTTAGTGCCCCTGAAACTTTTGGGATGGCATATTTGGAAGCTATGGCAAAAGCCAACATAGTCGTAGGAGCTAAAGGATGGGGGATTGATGGTATTGTAAAAAATGGAGAAAATGGATTTCTTGTTACTCCACGAAATGTTCCTGAACTAACATCTATCATTCAAACGCTACTTGAAATGAGATACAATGTGGCAAGTAGAATCATTTACAAAACTTGGGACACTGTGAACAATTATACGGAAGAAAAGGTCAGCATGGAATATTTGAGGAATATCCTAGCAGCTGCTACTAACGACTGA
- a CDS encoding lipopolysaccharide biosynthesis protein, producing MNQYKSLIKNSLLFAIGNIGSKTISFFMLPLYTRMLTTSDYGQLDVLQTTISLLIPLITFQAIEAVFRYSVDMRENESASSVLMNGILLCLIGMLIGLLLFPIFRRIEPFSSYTLFFYLILFFSMLNGVLKQFVRGLGKIKTFVASDLAYTASFVTFNIIFLVYLKMGLEGYFLSMVLAHAINIFILLVFGNVFKYLNIKSFDKSFMKTMLIYSVPLIPNGLMLWVMSVSDRYILTYYLGFDATGIYSVSYKFPSLITLVNSIFFMAWQLSAIQEYGKEGYENFYKNIFGVLSSLLFLVTSLILLILKPLMSVFVADAFYESWKYVPMLLVGTVFQAFSSFFGTNYTASKKTKGAFTTSVVGAVVNIVVNFILIPFWGIQAAAFSTLLGYLAMWLMRVFDTKKYVDMKIDRKSMSISLLIIGLQIVGLYFIEENALLFFAVETLLIVLLLVTQRKYI from the coding sequence TTGAATCAATATAAATCATTAATTAAAAATTCATTGTTATTTGCAATAGGAAACATAGGCTCCAAAACTATATCTTTTTTTATGCTTCCATTATACACTAGAATGCTAACTACGAGTGATTATGGACAACTTGATGTATTACAAACTACCATTTCATTGTTAATCCCTTTAATTACATTTCAAGCAATAGAAGCAGTTTTTAGATATTCTGTAGATATGAGAGAAAACGAATCTGCATCAAGCGTTTTAATGAATGGAATCCTTCTTTGTTTAATCGGTATGCTAATTGGTTTACTTCTTTTCCCAATCTTTAGAAGGATTGAGCCTTTCTCTTCATACACTTTATTTTTTTATTTAATTTTGTTTTTTTCTATGCTGAATGGTGTTTTGAAACAATTTGTTAGAGGATTGGGAAAAATAAAAACTTTTGTTGCTTCTGATTTAGCTTACACCGCCTCTTTTGTTACTTTTAATATAATCTTTCTTGTCTATTTGAAAATGGGGTTAGAAGGTTATTTTCTTTCTATGGTTTTAGCTCATGCTATTAATATATTTATTTTATTAGTATTTGGGAATGTTTTTAAATATTTGAACATTAAATCTTTTGACAAATCATTTATGAAAACCATGCTTATTTATTCTGTACCTTTGATTCCAAATGGTTTGATGTTGTGGGTTATGAGTGTTTCAGATAGGTACATATTAACATATTATTTAGGATTTGATGCAACTGGCATATATTCTGTTTCATATAAATTTCCCTCACTAATTACGCTTGTAAACAGTATATTTTTCATGGCATGGCAGTTATCTGCAATACAAGAATATGGAAAAGAGGGATATGAAAACTTCTACAAAAATATCTTTGGGGTTTTATCTTCACTTTTATTTCTTGTAACTAGCTTAATTTTGTTAATTCTTAAGCCGTTAATGAGTGTGTTTGTTGCAGATGCGTTTTATGAATCATGGAAGTATGTTCCTATGTTGTTGGTAGGGACCGTCTTTCAAGCATTTTCAAGTTTTTTTGGAACTAATTATACTGCCTCAAAAAAGACTAAGGGTGCATTTACAACTTCAGTAGTTGGGGCTGTAGTTAATATAGTTGTTAATTTTATTTTGATACCTTTTTGGGGGATACAAGCTGCTGCATTTTCTACCCTCCTTGGTTATTTAGCAATGTGGTTAATGAGGGTTTTTGATACAAAGAAATATGTTGATATGAAAATAGATCGGAAGAGTATGAGCATTTCCTTACTTATTATAGGTCTTCAGATTGTAGGGTTGTATTTTATCGAAGAAAATGCGTTATTATTCTTTGCTGTTGAAACTTTGTTAATTGTGTTGTTATTAGTTACACAAAGAAAGTACATA
- a CDS encoding transglycosylase domain-containing protein yields the protein MNKVNKIIKAINIEKNISKEEILVTYLENVYFGRSNFGIYAATENYLGTSVSVLNKAQYFFLAEIIALPKIFRKNLV from the coding sequence ATCAACAAAGTTAATAAAATTATTAAAGCGATAAACATAGAAAAAAATATTTCAAAAGAAGAGATACTCGTTACATATTTAGAAAACGTATATTTTGGAAGGTCTAATTTTGGTATTTATGCCGCAACAGAAAATTATCTTGGAACTTCTGTTTCTGTTTTAAACAAGGCACAGTACTTTTTCTTAGCTGAAATAATTGCTTTACCAAAAATATTTAGAAAAAATCTAGTATAA
- a CDS encoding winged helix-turn-helix transcriptional regulator has translation MEESELLILEIIENNASVTQREISKKSGLSLGMVNLLLKKFVKKGLVKLERLDGKSFRYILINP, from the coding sequence ATGGAAGAAAGCGAATTACTAATACTAGAAATAATAGAAAACAACGCTTCAGTAACTCAAAGGGAAATATCTAAAAAGTCTGGACTATCTTTGGGAATGGTTAATCTCCTATTAAAAAAATTTGTCAAAAAAGGACTTGTAAAGCTGGAAAGACTTGATGGAAAAAGTTTCAGATACATATTAATTAACCCCTGA